The genomic stretch TAATTATGTTCATTCCTTAGGAGCCCCAGAAATAGCTATTTTGTTACAGGCTTGCGGAGTTGATTCAATAATTTCTGTTGATTTACATAATGCAAGGATTGAAGGGTTTTCTACAGGAAAAAAATTTCAACCTCCGCTTATGAACATTAATCCTCAATCATTGGCTgttgaatattttaaaaaaaaaaaacttcgAAATCCAGTTGTTGTATCTATTGACAACGAAGGTGCTGAAAGAACCAAAGAATTTTGGATTAGAATGAATAAGCACTCCATGAACGCAGGTTTTACTACTCTTGTTTCtagtaattataatgaaattaATAGTAGAGAAGGTTATCCAGTTAATGATTCATACGAATCAAATGATTTCAAAAATAATCGTATGAATTTACATAATGAggataacaaaaaaaataatactaatACTTTAAATAATTCTAAAATTGtagataaaaaagaaaatgatatgtATGATAAGGAAAAATTTACCATAGTTGGAGATATTAAGGGATGTGATTGTATTTTAGTAGATGATATTATTGATACAGGAGAAAAATCCCAAAAAGTTGCTgctattttaaaaaatgcaGGAGCtcgtaaaatatatttatatgctaCTCATGCCATATTATCTGATGGTTGcattgaaaaaattaataattcatGTATAGATGAAGTTGTAACTACAAATACCATACACATTCCAAGTAATATATGTTGTGAAAAATTGCATATCTTGTCAGTTGCAAAATTAGTAGCCGAAGGAATTAAAAGGGCTCATAATGAACAATCATTAAATGCATTAGAAGATTTTTCTGATGGACAAATAGAAATGAAAGTAtagtatataatttttttttttttttcattcttttcCTTTGATTTACAATagtatatttgttttaattatatatatatatattataatgaaacataagaaaaaaaaatatatctatatttatatatatttttccaggaaacattttcttcaaaagtatttatgaattattattataaatgaaaattttacTATTACATAATgtttatagatatattttatattataatgttaaAAGAATGTAtgatagaaatatataaatattaatttataatgaattattaaaataaaattttatgcTTTTAATGTAAAGACacgtttatattttatttttaaatactaaaaataaaaattatattaacaattatttacaaatttaaagtttatttattttatttatgtatttttaataatgaagtataaaattaatgGAGATAATAcagaaaatttaaaatatatattttaaatgtttacacgtttcatattattacatttcttatgcattatatgtatatatatatatatattttttttttgtcttaattttttttttttttttaaagatagTGAAACTTGAACTTTCAATAACATTACGAAATTTGTAATTATTTTgaagaattatttatttttaatccaaatttatttgttattttttaatatttatgttaaaGTATTAAAAACATTCTCtgtatcaaaaaaaaaaaaaacttacattttattttaatataaaattttaatttaccATTTCtacaacatatattttattttcaataaaacataaaaaaaaaatttatattttaatttaaatttcGCAATTTCAATTGTTActtgtaaataatttaaacgTATAGataaatgttttaatattGTATTCTGCTTCGTTTCAAAGAacgtaaaaatatataaaacagaCATTATCAATTGTATTTtacttaataatttatatattttcattctAAAAATtgcaataaaaataattattattaattatttaaatagaACAAAATCAAATGAATTTTGACGATTTTGTTaacattttatatgaaaaaaatgtatttgaTGATGAAAATTCAGAATATATTAAGAATACAATTTTCCCCTTTTTAGTACCAGTAAATTAACAGAAATATAATACCTAATGAGACAAGAAAAagaacatttatttttttttttaaatgtttattattattagtctataattaaaattttccttttattaaattttataggCATTAGAAAAAGTATTACTTTGTGAATATATgctaataaaaattataaaagaatacaATTTTTAAAACGTAATTTCCATATAATACttctctatatttttttatgtatttatttatatagctCATTAAATTAGTAAacgatgaaaaagaaaaacacaAATATTTCAAtctaatttataataaaaacgaaaaagaattattatctAATATGCTTGAAGAAaagtaattataatataaatatttgtatgttgtaaattaaaagataacTAAAAATaatctatttatatatatatatatatatatatatataatgtttttttttgtttttcttctttttaataacCTTAGGAAGGAAACCAATATTGGTAATATGCAAATAagttaaaattatatacatatataatttttttccctatatatatacacataaaatatattgtgtAATTCTTTAcacaaataattatttaaagttTTAAGAAAATTTTCTTAGATTTAATTTAGTTGTTCATTATTGTGTTTattcatatgaataaaatttgaaaataattaaaaatataaaaatttccaaaaattattataaaaagtaattatattatttatatatttataactttcattaaaatttaaaatgtgaaataaaatgttttttcgttatttaataaatacgTTAGAACAAGTAGACATATTTTCAACGGACAAATTCAATACAAATCCTACAGAGTTATTTGATATACAGAAAgaagtaataaaatatgatttcaaattctatttatatatatttttatttatatgtatttataaaatctACTTCTTTGAAACAAATATTCATTTAAgcatgtttatttttaaacttatatattatacatattcataatatcttatatatataatttattacttTATATAGGTTATTAAacgatatataaaaataaatcctATTTTATTACTTAGTGAATATCTCATGGAAGAATATAAATCTAAAAACcataatgataacaataacaatgaaataaaagaaaaaaaaagttattaaaaatatgtttttaaatatatagacatacatataatatatagatactatttataatttatataatacttttcaattttttcttcaaattttagcacttttttttttaatgttatcTCTGGTAATTCATTTTCATTGTTTATAATTCTGTATCATTTATCACTATACTTaaaaattcattatttttttaatataaaaaagaattatataaacattttatattaatatagaaCAATAAATTCAagcattttatataaacttCTATTTAAATTTCATTgaacattataaaaatactttattgtaatttttgtattatatatatatattcacttttaaataatatttcttttcgaattataataatctatATAATGTCGAGAAAAAACGttattagaaatattatGGTTGTGTtaaaatacatttaaaaatattatgtaaatattatttaaatgctTTCATAATATTGATGGTTTAATTATTGTGCTTATTTATACTTATTCCGCATTTTGttcattcatatattatttcaattatattttcttatacataaattaatttattatttttaaatacaaTGCTAGACATTAACCTaaaatattctatatataaatatatattttaaatatataaatgaaataggTTTTcaatcaaaataaaatatacaaaacatTATAGTTCAATTTCtcatttttaaaagtatTATAGCTGCTCTCAATTTAAGGTACTAAATTTTGATAATGTGAACGTTTAGAAATTGTCCTATTTTCTCAAAAAAAgtcttattttcattattttaatgGAACAATTCTTagttattaaaacatatCTTTGTGTATTCTTAGTCTTTGATCAACCTTAATATATTAGACAGGAATTCTTACACATTATATactattttctttataattgatattattcaataaatggagaaattatttattatacaaataaacaGATTTTAAAATCTTTTCAATGTGATTCAAATAAGAATTTTATAggaaaatattcataataaaaaaataaatatattaattttctatataaaGTTCTTGTTACATTTAATACTAGTTTGAAATAGAAAATATGTCTAAAAGGGTAATGTGTTACTGTAGTTATTTTTTTCTGAAcatacaatattattatatatatccaatatcaaatatataaaaatgaagaatcaTATGTAATTAACCTATAgatatacaataataatgataaaataaatgttattattcatttagaagttatatatttaaaaatacaataaagaaaaaagtatTAAAATTCATTAAATATTCGTTTTAAGCATTTATAATTTCATGACAATGTttgtacataataaaatatatttatatataaaatcatatgtaaaaaatatatataaatattatattatggtttatacacatttataaataacataaaaatttataaataaatacatataaatgaacagaatttatataagaattattatggaataatataagtattatagtatattaattaattaaaagaatacttatatataaatatattactaaaataaataaaaattaattatactttcataataatattattaatatttaaaaatacataattaaaaataaataaataataattaaaataatattaatataaaataaattataatataaaaaatatatattaattattaaattaatattagaatttaattaaattaaattaatataaaataaattataatataaaaaatatatattaattattaaattaatattagaatttaattaaattaaattaatataaaataaataatattatatataataaactatATTTTAAGtcttaaattaatattataatttaattaaataaacaattaattgaaaataataatatattaattagtTATTTaaagtaaataaaatatataatttaattatactttattaataaataatattttataattatatatactgtaaattattacaataaataaaaaatatattaataaataatattattaaattaatactaaattaaataaaaataattaataaaaaaaattgtttattaattattaatatataaaataatcaaTTAATTAatgattaaaaataaataaattaattaattatattaatataattaaatgttaaaataaatacattaattaataatataaatataattaaatttaaaataaataaattaattaataatattaatataattaaatattaaaataaataaataaattaattaattatttaaatataattaataatattatattaaatattaaaataaataaattaattaattaattatttaaatataattaataatattatattaaatattaaaataaataaattaattatttatttaaatataattaaataaattaataatattaatataattaaataaattaataatattaatataattaaataaattaataatattaatataattaaataaattaataacattaatataattaaatattaaaatagtaaattaattatttaaatataattaataatattatattaaataattaaatattaaaataagtaaattaattatataaatataattaatattattaaataataattaaataaatatattaattgtataaatattattaaatattaaattaattattaaaataaataaatttattcattatatattttttttactaaattaaatatataaataaagttatattaattaattaaataagacatttaaattaattattatttatttattgataaataaaataatttatttaattattatatattaattatatacattaaattatttaataaataatttttttattttataaatatatattaaatatttaattaaaattaaatataataaataaaaaagaattaaatatattaagtattaatatataattattattttatatttatatatattattattaaatatataattaaattaattattttattatattatttataaaatagaaaaaatatacacacacttattaaataaaaataaataatattaattaattaaaataatattaaattttattataaattaataatttattttaattttaattaaaatgacatatattaattaatttattaatatatttatatttttatatttaattaaacaatttaataaaataataatataattattatatatttatatatatattttttattatttaaataataaatatatatatattaataaattaattatatattaaattaataatttaaaaataaattatttattaattttatattttatttaataaattaaattataattaataaataatataaaaataaattattaataaaatatataataaattaattaaaataaataattttaaaaaataataaatatatattatatttttttatataataattttatttatattaaaataaataattatattatagtaaataaactttatatattattaataaattaattaattaattaatttaatattaaataataatatttaaaatatttattttagaataatatatataaatattaattataattattttatataatattttaaattaaattattttaatttatttaatattaatttaattaatacaatataaatatatatatatataaataataatgaatattttttataataaaattaattttatttatttataaaataattatttattataatattatttctaattttaaatgtttttataataatatatttaattaaaaagttaaaataaaaataatttcaataaatatattaatataatataattttattttataaaaaaaaaaattttaaataaaatagttTCTAAATAATTAagcttttatttttaattattttttttttatctttatataatttaattatatatttatgaattctgtgtatttcttttgttaatatattttaaattaattataatattacaaatattttatatatttctataggAAACAAATTATAAGGAATTggaaatgaaatattatattatgttaaaaattaaatatcatattcattatttagATATTATATTCTCCAATATACATTGTATATTTACAGGACAAAATTgtgttattttttgttttgaaaGAAcgtaataaaatttttatttattgaaccaaagttttataaaataataaatatttctatgtattatttaagtTAATATTCCCTGGtagtaaaaattattttataaaggtATTTATTTAGCATAAAAAAAGACATTATATTCTGTTAACATTTTGTTAATGTATTCATataagttatatataatgataacgaaagaatacataaataaatatattactaaAAAACCCaatctatataataatattttacagTATTTTTaagataaattatatgaactATTTCTTAATAGAAAACAGAAAGACACTTgtaattaatttaattttatttatcctATTGATTTAGATACATTCACATAAATAtaggtaataaaaataaaatttcataatatatgaagCATTTAAAATGTGGATAAGTATTTATTAACCtaaaaaaagagaatatcaagaatttattattaataataaaaatttcttGAATATTTCCATAATTTTAATACAGCATTGTCTCAAAGATTTATAAAGTGCACCTTGcagaaatattttattataataataatttataataactcTTAAAGTTAAACGAAAAAAATGGTGTAcattaaaatgaaaattgaaaaaaaaataacatatagcatatttatataggaattaaacaaaatgcaaaaaagtaaaaaattaataaatagaaatatatacatattgaaatataaaaaaaataaaatatccaacaattacaatattataataatgagtTATTCGGaaaacatttttaatttcctTTTGGAGgtactttttttaataaaagaatCAAGAATAGTGCAAATATGTATAACctttatgtaaaaatatattttcttattatttaaatataataaaattacaaTTGTGTAATTGAAATGATATCCTTTTCTTTAAATCATAAgtattaaatgaatatagaTAAATGTTATAAGTTAAAAATATCAAAacattatacattttatattttgtattattaaaacataaaataacattttactcttttttcttatttaaatgcaaaattaagaaaatatatataaattgtaataaaagcattaattttttcagaTTACATccaaataacaaaatatgaattataatgttatattacttttattaaaattctatgtatgaaatataagaatatttattcatatatataaatatacatatatataaattccaTGCAAATACAATGTTttggtttttattttaatattctttatttcaCGTTTTCaacatttttcatttctatacaaaatatttaattattctgtaagaaatttttatagaataattgcttctttatttaatttcaCACCTAAAAATTTTTCATACAAGAACAACTTTACAActtatgtttttttataaaatcgttttttaaaattttatatataaattacacttaaaa from Plasmodium falciparum 3D7 genome assembly, chromosome: 13 encodes the following:
- a CDS encoding ribose-phosphate pyrophosphokinase, putative encodes the protein MIYKFYNCSRKLYEHTEKLKYFITKNQLVNTYQNKFQKSIYFVYKNGNNGGFNEYTVFLNNENKHYNDRKSNFRMHYIVFANVLGLTVHVKKDENYENENINFLNNELLTTDSTVNINENVIRKNEFSFIGKNKLFGNSNDNNTKQSDNVLKGNNKNGSKNDKYEYYQELSEYSNMQIFSSNSHHELANEICSNLGIGLGRAYVGKFSDGEIALQIMDEVRGRDIYIIHSTPAGGKDVHSRLMELFLFISTLRRSSAKKVTAVIPYLNYSRQTKHLDDHNYVHSLGAPEIAILLQACGVDSIISVDLHNARIEGFSTGKKFQPPLMNINPQSLAVEYFKKKKLRNPVVVSIDNEGAERTKEFWIRMNKHSMNAGFTTLVSSNYNEINSREGYPVNDSYESNDFKNNRMNLHNEDNKKNNTNTLNNSKIVDKKENDMYDKEKFTIVGDIKGCDCILVDDIIDTGEKSQKVAAILKNAGARKIYLYATHAILSDGCIEKINNSCIDEVVTTNTIHIPSNICCEKLHILSVAKLVAEGIKRAHNEQSLNALEDFSDGQIEMKV